From the genome of Papaver somniferum cultivar HN1 chromosome 2, ASM357369v1, whole genome shotgun sequence, one region includes:
- the LOC113352796 gene encoding pre-mRNA cleavage factor Im 25 kDa subunit 1-like has translation MEDQIVDEDDTKSCVVNIYPLTGYYFGSKDAILPKHHTYFDQIQKLKSNYSTNGMRVCVEAVMLVELFKQPHLLVLQMRNSFFKLPGGRLRPGESEIEGLKCKLSHKLSYNGNEVDDNWEVGECLGTWWRSDFETSLCPSLPPHMNSPKECLKLFLVKLPRNKSFIVPKNQKILVVPLFQVHDNFKTYGRIISALPSLLSRFSFNMDNL, from the exons ATGGAAGATCAAATAGTTGATGAGGATGACACTAAAAGCTGCGTAGTGAACATTTATCCATTAACGGGTTACTACTTTGGATCAAAAGATGCTATTCTTCCTAAACACCATACCTACTTTGATCAAATACAGAAATTGAAATCcaa TTATTCAACTAATGGGATGAGGGTTTGTGTGGAAGCAGTTATGTTG GTTGAATTGTTTAAACAACCTCATTTGCTAGTGTTGCAAATGAGAAATTCTTTCTTTAAGCTTCCTGGTGGTCGATTAAGACCCGGTGAATCAG AGATTGAAGGATTGAAGTGCAAACTGTCGCACAAGCTATCTTACAATGGAAATGAAGTTGATGATAATTGGGAG GTAGGAGAGTGTCTTGGAACATGGTGGAGATCTGACTTTGAAACTTCCCTATGCCCATCATTGCCTCCTCACATGAATAGCCCAAAG GAATGCTTAAAGCTCTTTCTTGTTAAATTGCCAAGGAACAAGAGTTTCATTGTTCCAAAGAATCAAAAGATTCTTGTAGTTCCACTTTTCCAAGTTCATGACAATTTTAAG ACCTATGGCCGGATTATTTCTGCACTTCCAAGTTTACTATCAAGGTTTTCATTCAACATGGATAATCTTTGA